Proteins encoded within one genomic window of Chiloscyllium punctatum isolate Juve2018m chromosome 7, sChiPun1.3, whole genome shotgun sequence:
- the mfsd14a1 gene encoding MFSD14 family MFS transporter codes for MMPSKKKKRLHRSILLAKKIIIKDGGTPQGIGAPSIYHAVIVIFLEFFAWGLLTAPTLVVLHETFPKHTFLMNGLIQGVKGLLSFLSAPLIGALSDVWGRKSFLLLTVFFTCAPIPLMKISPWWYFAVISVSGVFAVTFSVVFAYVADITQEHERSMAYGLVSATFAASLVTSPAIGAYLGRIYGDSLVVVLATAIALLDICFILVALPESLPEKMRPASWGAPISWEQADPFASLKKVGQDSTVLLICITVFLSYLPEAGQYSSFFLYLRQVMKFSSESVTAFIAVLGILSIVAQTAVLSLLMRSIGNKNTILLGLGFQMLQLAWYGFGSEPWMMWAAGAVAAMSSITFPAVSALVSRNADPDQQGVVQGMVTGIRGLCNGLGPALFGFIFYIFHVELNEVPENDVSLDSMKTDGHSQQSSIIPGPPFLFGACSVLLALLVALFIPEYRNMSLRPSNWKKHMNSHSHPHSPQVPGDAKEPLLQDTSV; via the exons CCTCAAGGAATAGGGGCACCAAGTATATACCATGCTGTGATCGTAATTTTTCTGGAATTCTTTGCTTGGGGTCTTCTGACTGCACCAACACTGGTG GTCTTGCATGAGACATTTCCCAAGCATACATTTTTGATGAATGGCTTAATTCAGGGAGTAAAG GGATTACTGTCATTCTTGAGTGCACCACTGATAGGTGCACTTTCAGACGTGTGGGGGCGGAAGTCTTTTCTGTTGCTTACTGTCTTTTTCACCTGTGCTCCTATTCCTTTAATGAAGATTAGTCCATG gtggTATTTTGCAGTTATCTCCGTGTCAGGGGTATTTGCGGTGACCTTCTCTGTGGTATTTGCTTATGTAGCTGACATAACCCAAGAGCATGAAAGAAGTATGGCCTATGGATTG GTTTCAGCCACATTTGCTGCAAGCTTGGTTACCAGCCCAGCCATTGGTGCCTATCTCGGTCGAATTTATGGGGATAGTCTTGTTGTTGTTCTTGCTACAGCAATTGCTCTCCTGGATATCTGCTTTATATTGGTGGCTTTACCAGAATCTCTCCCTGAAAAAATGCGACCTGCCTCATGGGGAGCTCCCATCTCTTGGGAACAAGCTGATCCATTTGCG TCTCTCAAGAAAGTTGGCCAAGATTCAACGGTTTTACTTATCTGTATTACGGTTTTCCTATCCTACCTTCCAGAGGCGGGCCAGTATTCCAGTTTTTTTCTTTATCTCAGACAG GTCATGAAATTTTCATCAGAAAGTGTAACAGCCTTTATTGCTGTCCTTGGAATCCTGTCCATCGTTGCACAA ACAGCTGTCCTGAGTTTGCTCATGCGATCCATTGGGAATAAAAACACTATTCTGTTGGGGTTAGGATTCCAGATGTTACAGTTGGCTTGGTATGGCTTCGGCTCTGAGCCTTG GATGATGTGGGCAGCAGGAGCAGTGGCAGCCATGTCCAGCATTACTTTCCCAGCAGTGAGTGCGCTGGTGTCGAGGAATGCTGATCCAGATCAACAAG GTGTTGTTCAAGGAATGGTCACAGGAATTCGAGGGCTGTGTAATGGCCTGGGGCCTGCACTTTTTGGGTTTATATTCTATATATTTCATGTGGAACTAAATGAAGTACCAGAGAATGATGTGTCATTGGACAGTATGAAGACAGATGGCCATTCTCAGCAG AGTTCAATAATTCCTGGACCACCATTCTTATTTGGAGCTTGCTCAGTGCTATTGGCCTTGCTTGTTGCCTTGTTCATTCCAGAATACAGAAACATGTCATTAAGACCTAGCAACTGGAAGAAACATATGAATAGCCACAGTCATCCACACAGTCCACAGGTTCCTGGTGATGCTAAAGAACCTTTACTTCAGGACACAAGTGTATGA